One Desulfonispora thiosulfatigenes DSM 11270 DNA window includes the following coding sequences:
- the pflA gene encoding pyruvate formate-lyase-activating protein — MGKIHSIETMGLLDGPGIRYVVFFQGCKLRCSYCHNPDTWNVNGGTEISAEELVKKAIRFKPYFEKSNGGVTCSGGDPLLQPEFLLEFLKLCKKNNIHTTIDTAGFGQGNYAEILKYTDLVILDIKHVNARGYKDLTGGRIEEYKEFKEEVLKANKKLWLRHVVVPGVTSSREHLLGLRKEIKTFKNVEKIELLPYHNLGENKYTGLGIDYKLAGIKPLDKTKVKEYEKLLVS, encoded by the coding sequence ATGGGAAAAATACATTCTATAGAAACAATGGGTTTACTAGATGGTCCGGGTATAAGATATGTTGTTTTTTTTCAAGGATGTAAATTAAGATGTAGTTATTGTCATAATCCTGATACTTGGAATGTTAATGGAGGAACGGAAATCTCAGCAGAAGAATTAGTAAAAAAGGCTATCAGATTTAAACCTTATTTTGAGAAATCAAATGGAGGGGTTACTTGTTCAGGAGGAGACCCCCTCTTACAACCAGAGTTTTTATTAGAGTTTTTGAAGTTATGTAAAAAGAATAATATTCATACAACTATCGATACGGCAGGTTTTGGACAAGGTAACTATGCAGAAATTTTAAAATATACTGATTTAGTAATTTTAGATATCAAGCATGTTAATGCCAGGGGATATAAGGATTTAACTGGTGGAAGAATTGAAGAGTATAAAGAATTTAAAGAAGAAGTTTTAAAGGCTAATAAAAAGCTATGGTTAAGACATGTTGTTGTGCCAGGGGTTACAAGTTCCAGAGAACATTTATTAGGTTTAAGAAAAGAAATTAAAACTTTTAAGAATGTTGAAAAGATTGAATTACTACCTTATCATAATTTGGGCGAAAATAAATATACAGGGCTGGGAATAGATTATAAGCTAGCAGGCATAAAGCCTTTAGATAAAACTAAAGTAAAAGAATATGAAAAACTACTAGTAAGTTAG
- the pflB gene encoding formate C-acetyltransferase — protein MFRNEWNGFKEGIWTEKIDIQNFIQKNYTPYYGDESFLEAATIKTEKLNTKFNYLLLEELKKSVLGVDTKNVSGIDNFEPGFLDKENEVIVGLQTDAPLKRMINPYGGVRMVESALKEYGYSIDPEIKEVFSNYRKTHNQGVFDAYTEEARLARTAGLLTGLPDAYGRGRIIGDFRRIALYGIDHLIAEKKKDLKNAKGSMNEHLIRQREEISEQIRALGKMKNMASSYGVDISGPAKNALEAVQFVYFGYLAGIKENNGAAMSLGRVSTFIDIYIERDLKNGSLTEKEAQEIIDQFIIKLRMVRHLRTPEYNDLFAGDPNWVTESIGGMSIGGTALVTKNSYRLMHTLINLGQSPEPNITVLWSDKLPENFKKYCAQMSIKTDAIQYENDEIMRPIYGDDYGIACCVSAMELGKQMQFFGARCNLAKSLLYAINGGIDEQNGTLVVPGIEKIEGEILDYEKVKANYFKVLEYVAELYVNTLNIIHYMHDKYAYEAGLMALHDTEIKRIMAFGVAGLSVTADSLSALKYAEVKAIRENGIATSFEITGEFPKYGNDDNNVDDIAVEIVHKFISELKKHETYREAEHTLSVLTITSNVVYGKKTGSTPDGRKSGEAFAPGANPMHGRDINGALASLNSVAKIPYRGVCQDGVSNTFSIVPEALGKDEEMRISNLVNILDGYFSQGAQHLNVNVINRETLLAAIENPENYPNLTVRVSGYAVNFNRLTRAQQLEVVNRTFHENMAG, from the coding sequence ATGTTTAGAAATGAGTGGAATGGTTTTAAAGAAGGTATTTGGACGGAAAAAATTGATATTCAAAACTTTATTCAAAAAAATTATACTCCTTATTATGGGGATGAAAGCTTTTTAGAAGCGGCTACTATAAAAACGGAAAAGTTAAATACTAAATTTAATTACTTACTTTTAGAGGAACTTAAAAAAAGTGTACTAGGTGTTGATACGAAAAATGTTTCGGGTATTGATAATTTTGAGCCAGGTTTTCTCGATAAAGAAAATGAAGTAATTGTCGGACTGCAAACAGATGCACCTTTAAAAAGAATGATTAATCCTTATGGCGGAGTAAGAATGGTGGAAAGTGCTTTAAAGGAATATGGCTATAGTATAGATCCTGAGATAAAGGAAGTATTTTCAAATTATCGTAAAACTCATAATCAAGGAGTTTTTGATGCATATACAGAAGAAGCAAGACTAGCGAGAACAGCGGGACTATTAACGGGTTTACCTGATGCGTATGGTAGAGGCAGAATTATTGGGGACTTTAGAAGAATCGCATTATATGGAATAGATCATTTAATTGCAGAAAAAAAGAAAGATTTAAAAAATGCGAAAGGTTCTATGAACGAGCATTTAATTCGCCAAAGAGAAGAAATATCTGAACAAATTAGAGCCCTTGGAAAAATGAAAAACATGGCTAGTTCTTATGGGGTAGATATTTCTGGTCCTGCTAAAAATGCTTTAGAAGCAGTGCAATTTGTTTATTTTGGCTACCTAGCAGGAATTAAAGAAAATAATGGAGCGGCTATGTCTCTTGGTAGAGTGAGCACATTTATTGATATCTATATTGAAAGAGATTTAAAAAATGGTAGTTTAACAGAAAAAGAAGCCCAAGAAATAATTGATCAATTTATTATTAAATTAAGAATGGTTAGACATTTAAGGACTCCGGAATATAATGACTTATTTGCAGGAGATCCTAATTGGGTTACTGAGTCTATTGGAGGCATGAGCATAGGTGGAACTGCTTTGGTTACTAAAAATTCATATAGACTTATGCATACTTTAATTAATTTAGGTCAGAGTCCAGAACCGAATATTACAGTACTATGGTCAGATAAGTTACCAGAAAACTTTAAAAAATATTGCGCACAAATGAGTATTAAAACAGACGCAATTCAATATGAAAATGACGAAATTATGCGTCCCATTTATGGTGATGATTACGGTATTGCATGCTGTGTTTCGGCGATGGAGCTTGGAAAGCAAATGCAATTTTTTGGAGCAAGATGTAATTTAGCAAAATCCCTTCTATATGCTATTAATGGCGGAATTGATGAACAAAATGGAACTTTAGTGGTTCCAGGTATCGAAAAAATAGAAGGTGAAATTTTAGATTATGAAAAGGTTAAAGCAAACTACTTTAAAGTTTTAGAATATGTAGCTGAACTTTATGTTAATACCTTAAATATTATCCACTATATGCATGATAAATATGCATATGAAGCAGGGTTAATGGCCCTTCATGATACAGAAATAAAAAGAATTATGGCATTTGGAGTAGCAGGTTTATCTGTAACCGCTGATTCATTAAGCGCTTTAAAATATGCAGAGGTAAAGGCAATCAGAGAAAATGGAATCGCCACTTCATTTGAAATAACGGGAGAATTCCCAAAGTACGGAAACGACGATAATAATGTTGACGATATAGCGGTAGAAATAGTGCACAAATTTATTAGCGAATTAAAAAAACATGAAACATATCGGGAAGCCGAACATACTTTATCTGTTTTAACAATTACCTCTAATGTGGTTTATGGCAAAAAAACAGGCAGTACTCCTGATGGTAGAAAAAGTGGTGAGGCCTTTGCTCCAGGTGCTAACCCAATGCATGGACGAGATATAAATGGTGCACTTGCTTCTTTAAACTCTGTAGCCAAGATACCATATCGTGGTGTTTGCCAAGATGGAGTATCTAATACATTTTCAATTGTACCAGAAGCTTTAGGTAAAGATGAAGAAATGAGAATTAGTAATTTAGTTAATATATTAGATGGGTATTTTTCACAAGGAGCTCAGCATTTAAATGTGAATGTGATTAACAGAGAAACATTATTAGCTGCCATTGAAAATCCAGAAAATTATCCAAACTTAACCGTAAGAGTATCAGGTTATGCTGTAAACTTTAATAGATTAACAAGAGCACAGCAACTAGAAGTAGTTAATAGAACATTTCATGAAAATATGGCTGGGTAG
- the pepV gene encoding dipeptidase PepV, whose protein sequence is MQFTETVEKYQEEMIKSTKELINIRSVEESPRENMPFGEGVDQALKYVLNLGQELGFKVENIDNYAGHIDYGAGEEIIGVLVHLDVVPEGDGWTYPPYGSVVENGKIYGRGAIDNKGPAIASLYAMKALKDSGLSIKKKIRIILGTNEETNWKGIDYYLKKVKAPDMAFVPDANFPVIQGEKGILIFDLEKKLAQKEGSRLKIKGGNAPNMVPDSCEASIQLSKSDQEVYQKRLSEVKEAKIEFKENELIIKTTGISAHGSTPEAGLNAISLMMTVLGELPLEGEAKEFVDLYNGKIGMGYHGENIGCALQDEVSGKLVFNVGMIDLDESKVKLTVNIRYPISYDSKRVYTGIQEKLKGTGLEITPLEEKLPIYLPEDHELVQKLMAVYREQTRDMESKPLVIGGGTYARALKNAVAFGALFMGEEEVAHQKDEYIKIETLTKCAKIYAHAMYELAK, encoded by the coding sequence ATGCAGTTTACTGAAACTGTGGAAAAATATCAAGAAGAAATGATTAAGTCAACGAAAGAATTAATTAACATTAGAAGTGTGGAAGAAAGTCCTAGAGAAAATATGCCTTTTGGTGAAGGTGTAGATCAGGCGTTAAAGTACGTTTTAAATTTAGGTCAAGAGCTTGGTTTTAAGGTAGAAAATATTGATAATTATGCTGGTCACATTGATTATGGTGCAGGTGAGGAAATAATAGGAGTCTTAGTGCATTTAGACGTTGTGCCTGAGGGGGATGGATGGACTTACCCTCCTTATGGTTCTGTGGTGGAAAATGGAAAAATATATGGGCGGGGTGCGATCGATAACAAAGGGCCAGCGATTGCTAGTTTATACGCGATGAAAGCGTTAAAGGATTCTGGTCTTTCTATTAAGAAAAAAATCCGCATAATTCTTGGAACGAATGAAGAAACTAATTGGAAAGGGATCGATTATTATCTCAAAAAGGTAAAAGCGCCTGATATGGCTTTTGTGCCTGATGCTAACTTTCCCGTAATTCAAGGCGAAAAAGGGATTTTGATTTTTGATTTAGAGAAGAAGTTAGCTCAAAAAGAAGGATCTAGGCTTAAAATAAAAGGTGGTAATGCGCCTAATATGGTGCCAGATAGTTGTGAGGCTAGCATTCAGTTAAGTAAAAGTGATCAGGAAGTTTATCAGAAAAGGCTATCAGAGGTAAAAGAGGCCAAGATAGAATTTAAGGAAAATGAGTTAATTATTAAAACTACGGGTATTTCAGCTCATGGTAGTACGCCAGAGGCAGGACTTAATGCAATTTCGCTCATGATGACGGTTTTAGGTGAATTACCGTTAGAAGGAGAAGCTAAGGAATTTGTTGATTTATATAATGGTAAAATAGGGATGGGCTATCATGGGGAGAATATAGGATGTGCCCTCCAAGATGAAGTATCAGGAAAGTTAGTTTTTAATGTAGGAATGATAGATCTAGATGAAAGTAAAGTTAAGCTTACTGTAAATATCAGATATCCGATTAGTTATGATAGTAAAAGGGTCTACACTGGTATACAAGAAAAATTAAAAGGTACAGGTCTTGAAATTACTCCTTTAGAAGAAAAGTTGCCGATTTACCTACCGGAAGATCACGAATTAGTGCAAAAACTTATGGCTGTTTATAGGGAGCAAACTAGGGATATGGAAAGTAAACCACTGGTTATAGGTGGAGGAACATATGCAAGAGCATTAAAAAATGCGGTAGCTTTTGGAGCTTTATTTATGGGTGAAGAAGAAGTAGCACATCAAAAGGATGAATATATTAAAATAGAAACTTTAACTAAGTGTGCAAAGATTTATGCCCATGCTATGTATGAGTTAGCGAAATAA
- a CDS encoding zinc ribbon domain-containing protein, which yields MATKGCIKCGSTDAATKEISTTGTGLSKLFDVQNNKFLVVYCKNCGYCEFYNKEASLASNVIDFFFGG from the coding sequence ATGGCTACAAAAGGTTGTATCAAATGCGGTAGTACAGATGCTGCTACCAAAGAAATTTCCACTACAGGTACTGGTCTTTCAAAACTATTTGACGTACAAAATAATAAATTCTTAGTGGTTTATTGTAAAAATTGTGGTTACTGTGAATTTTATAATAAAGAAGCTTCCCTAGCTTCTAATGTAATTGACTTTTTCTTTGGTGGTTAA
- a CDS encoding amidohydrolase, whose amino-acid sequence MNQILIKNAYIISMNQEKQVFTNGDILIEDDKIKEIGRVNVEIVGADAEIVDATGKIIMPGLINTHVHLSQQLGRGIADDVDLLTWLRERIWPYESNLTLEDSYISSLACSVELIKSGVTTFAEAGGQEVDGMGRAVTEAGLRAMLTRSTMDCGEGIPKKWQETTEECLEKQIELYERWHNKADGRIKSWFGLRTIFNNTDQLIIKTKELADKYGVGIHMHVAEIEGEVLFAKETKGATTVQHLNNLGVLDKNFLAVHTVWLSDQEVDLFKQHNVKVSHNPGAAMKVVLGFAKVPEMLAKGIPVSIGTDGAPSNNRMDMMGEMYLTSLIHKGRTLDPKAVPAEQVLEMATLNGAKSVLLEDEIGSLEVGKKADLIILNPKSIGSIPMHDPVANIVYAMQSSNVESSMCNGKWLMKERKVLTINEEDIVKEAEQRAKDVIKRAGIILPERFKMI is encoded by the coding sequence ATGAATCAAATATTAATTAAAAATGCTTATATTATTTCCATGAACCAAGAAAAGCAAGTTTTTACTAACGGTGATATTTTAATAGAAGATGATAAAATTAAAGAAATAGGCAGAGTAAATGTAGAAATAGTAGGTGCTGATGCAGAAATAGTAGATGCTACAGGTAAGATTATTATGCCAGGATTAATCAATACTCATGTGCATTTATCTCAACAATTAGGTAGAGGTATAGCAGATGATGTGGATTTACTAACTTGGCTACGCGAAAGAATTTGGCCATATGAAAGCAATTTAACTTTAGAAGATTCCTATATATCGTCTTTAGCATGCTCGGTTGAATTAATTAAAAGCGGAGTTACTACTTTTGCCGAAGCAGGGGGACAAGAAGTTGACGGAATGGGAAGAGCGGTAACTGAAGCTGGACTGAGAGCAATGTTAACTCGCTCCACTATGGACTGTGGTGAAGGTATTCCTAAGAAGTGGCAAGAAACAACAGAAGAATGCTTAGAAAAGCAAATAGAATTATATGAACGCTGGCATAATAAAGCAGACGGTCGAATTAAGTCTTGGTTTGGACTTCGCACTATTTTTAACAATACGGATCAATTAATTATAAAAACCAAGGAATTAGCGGACAAATATGGCGTAGGAATTCATATGCACGTAGCAGAAATCGAAGGAGAAGTACTTTTTGCGAAAGAAACTAAAGGTGCAACAACCGTACAGCATTTAAATAATCTTGGAGTTTTAGATAAAAACTTCTTAGCCGTCCATACCGTCTGGCTATCAGATCAAGAAGTAGATTTATTTAAACAGCATAATGTTAAGGTTTCGCATAATCCAGGTGCAGCTATGAAGGTTGTTTTAGGATTTGCTAAAGTTCCAGAAATGTTAGCTAAAGGCATCCCAGTTTCGATCGGGACAGATGGAGCACCATCTAATAATAGAATGGATATGATGGGAGAAATGTATCTAACGTCCTTAATTCATAAAGGAAGAACATTAGACCCAAAAGCAGTTCCAGCAGAACAAGTATTAGAAATGGCAACTTTAAATGGAGCAAAGTCAGTTCTTTTAGAAGATGAAATTGGCTCATTAGAAGTAGGGAAAAAAGCGGACTTAATTATTCTAAATCCAAAATCAATAGGTAGCATACCTATGCATGATCCTGTGGCAAATATAGTATATGCGATGCAGTCAAGCAATGTAGAGTCATCCATGTGTAATGGTAAATGGCTCATGAAAGAGCGGAAGGTTTTAACCATAAATGAAGAGGATATTGTAAAAGAAGCAGAACAAAGAGCAAAAGACGTAATTAAAAGAGCAGGTATTATCTTGCCTGAACGGTTTAAAATGATATAG
- a CDS encoding nucleobase:cation symporter-2 family protein yields MDKGGTNILVGVDEKISYKEAFILGLQHVLAMDLYIVPIILASLLALDQSNTAFFIQMSFLAAGIATLIQTGFCMRYPIMQGPSYIPIAALAAIGSELGLRTMIGSLIPGAIILILLGFPLRFLAKIISKFIPPIVGGTVIIIVGISLMPVAMNNIFTAPGNLGNNAIIGLFSAALLITCMLIGTRFTGAGKVLRIASVIIALVGGTLFASTFGILDFSAVKKAAWFSLPKLFPFGTPIFELKSVLTMIFIYLVVLVETTGTWFAVSAVTGTEIPEKRLNSAAVGEGLGCLVGALFGGTPMTGYSTNAGIIAVTGVASRMAIMAGGVILILLGFIPKVMNIIACIPGVVINGIFGVVCVIIAMNGFRAIQNIELNERNMMVIGIPILFTLGANAFPKDVLYTLPSYANYILSSGMAVGALSTVILNIILPPVKSSLDSR; encoded by the coding sequence ATGGACAAGGGTGGAACTAATATTTTAGTAGGGGTAGATGAAAAAATAAGTTATAAAGAAGCTTTTATTTTAGGCTTACAGCATGTATTAGCCATGGACTTATATATAGTACCCATTATTTTAGCGAGTTTGTTAGCCTTAGATCAAAGTAATACGGCCTTTTTTATTCAAATGAGCTTTTTAGCAGCAGGTATTGCTACTTTAATACAAACTGGTTTTTGTATGCGTTACCCTATTATGCAAGGACCTTCGTATATACCGATTGCAGCTCTTGCTGCTATTGGAAGTGAGTTAGGTCTTAGGACAATGATTGGAAGTTTAATTCCAGGCGCTATTATTTTAATTTTATTAGGTTTTCCTTTGCGTTTTTTAGCGAAAATAATAAGTAAATTTATTCCTCCTATTGTAGGGGGAACGGTAATCATAATTGTCGGAATTTCTTTAATGCCGGTAGCTATGAATAATATATTTACAGCACCTGGTAACTTAGGGAATAATGCTATAATTGGCTTATTTTCAGCAGCATTGTTAATTACTTGTATGTTAATTGGCACAAGATTTACTGGAGCAGGAAAAGTATTACGAATTGCTTCGGTAATTATTGCATTAGTAGGGGGTACTCTCTTTGCTTCAACTTTTGGAATACTTGATTTTAGTGCTGTAAAAAAGGCTGCTTGGTTTTCGTTACCAAAGCTATTTCCTTTTGGGACTCCTATATTTGAATTAAAGTCAGTTTTAACGATGATCTTTATTTATTTGGTAGTTTTAGTAGAAACAACAGGAACCTGGTTTGCGGTATCAGCAGTAACAGGTACAGAGATTCCTGAAAAAAGACTCAATAGTGCAGCTGTCGGAGAAGGTCTTGGTTGCTTGGTTGGAGCATTATTTGGAGGAACACCGATGACAGGTTATTCTACAAATGCTGGAATAATCGCGGTAACTGGTGTGGCAAGTAGAATGGCAATCATGGCAGGTGGAGTTATTTTAATACTTTTAGGATTTATCCCAAAAGTAATGAATATTATTGCTTGTATTCCAGGGGTTGTAATCAATGGTATATTTGGAGTAGTTTGCGTTATTATTGCGATGAATGGATTTAGAGCTATTCAAAACATAGAATTAAATGAACGTAATATGATGGTAATCGGGATTCCTATTTTATTTACTTTGGGAGCAAATGCATTTCCAAAAGATGTATTATACACACTTCCTAGTTATGCAAATTATATTTTATCTTCAGGTATGGCAGTAGGAGCATTATCAACTGTAATTTTAAACATAATTTTGCCTCCTGTTAAAAGCAGCTTGGATAGTAGATAA
- a CDS encoding MATE family efflux transporter encodes MTKKIDLENDSIARLFYKYFIPSLIGMLMMSINIVIDGIFVGRAVGREGLASVNICFPIFMLLIALALWIGIGGATVISVYFGQKEYQKGQNIFGQCMTLAVIITIIITILGNIYLEKIAYLLGADAKLLHYVTGYLRILFFFSFTFILGDSLNALIRNDGNPNLVMYAMSAGAIINIILDYLFIFIYKWGLEGASFATGLGQLAVFVVLLVHFIFKKGSLRLNFAKLKMKDTARIFSNGTPVFITEIATGVIALIFNLVLMDLSGDLGVSVYSIINYIHALVIMVFISISQAIQPIISYNFGANNFKRVNKVLWLGIKVSIFLGIFFYTIGLFFGKNITMLFNNEDLELINLASAAIKIYFSAYLFMGINVVIASFFQSMEKSRVSTIISLLRSFIFIILGLLVLTKFFHIKGVWLATPFSEILTLIVSLYLMKMYKNA; translated from the coding sequence ATGACGAAGAAAATTGACTTAGAAAATGATTCAATCGCACGTTTATTTTATAAATATTTTATTCCATCCTTAATTGGAATGTTGATGATGTCTATTAATATTGTTATTGATGGTATTTTTGTCGGGAGGGCTGTAGGAAGAGAAGGTCTAGCTAGTGTAAATATTTGTTTTCCTATTTTTATGCTCTTAATTGCTCTTGCTCTTTGGATTGGGATCGGAGGGGCTACTGTAATATCAGTATATTTTGGACAAAAAGAATATCAAAAGGGACAAAATATTTTTGGACAATGTATGACTTTAGCGGTCATTATTACGATAATAATAACGATATTAGGAAATATATATTTGGAAAAAATAGCATATCTTTTAGGTGCTGATGCAAAACTATTACACTATGTAACAGGATATTTACGCATCTTATTTTTTTTCAGCTTTACCTTTATTTTAGGAGATTCTTTAAATGCATTAATCAGGAATGATGGAAATCCTAATCTAGTTATGTACGCTATGAGTGCAGGCGCAATTATAAATATCATCTTAGATTATCTTTTTATATTTATATATAAATGGGGATTAGAAGGCGCTTCTTTTGCTACGGGATTAGGTCAGCTTGCTGTTTTTGTAGTATTATTAGTACATTTTATTTTTAAAAAGGGTTCCTTGCGATTGAACTTCGCTAAATTAAAAATGAAGGATACAGCACGGATTTTCAGTAATGGTACGCCAGTTTTTATTACGGAGATAGCTACAGGCGTTATAGCTCTTATCTTTAACCTAGTATTAATGGATTTAAGTGGTGATTTAGGAGTTTCGGTGTATAGCATTATTAATTATATTCATGCCTTAGTAATTATGGTTTTTATTTCTATCTCTCAGGCTATTCAGCCGATAATTAGTTACAATTTTGGGGCTAATAATTTCAAAAGGGTTAATAAAGTTTTATGGCTCGGAATAAAGGTTTCAATTTTTCTAGGAATCTTTTTTTACACGATTGGCTTATTCTTTGGTAAAAATATTACAATGCTCTTTAATAATGAAGACTTGGAATTAATTAATTTAGCCTCAGCAGCAATAAAAATTTATTTTAGTGCTTATTTATTTATGGGCATAAACGTAGTAATTGCTTCCTTTTTTCAATCCATGGAAAAGTCTAGGGTATCTACGATTATTTCTTTATTAAGAAGTTTTATTTTTATTATTTTAGGTTTACTGGTCTTAACTAAGTTCTTCCATATAAAAGGTGTTTGGCTTGCTACCCCTTTTTCAGAAATTTTGACTTTGATTGTTTCTCTATATTTAATGAAAATGTATAAAAATGCCTAA
- a CDS encoding LysE/ArgO family amino acid transporter: MFTYIVQGFLLGLAYLVPIGMQNLYIINFSLRKNWLTSYQVALAVIFFDITLALACFYGMGIIIEKSLMLKAVILLVGSIAIIFIGYGLIKSTPTFEIKLEIDKPFKQILLACFLVTWANPQAIIDGSLLLGGYRASLPMEGVKLFILGVCLASFFWFMGLTTVIQWTKKSFTTNILKALNRICGVIVIIYGLKLAYNFIQMILL, translated from the coding sequence ATGTTCACATATATTGTTCAAGGATTTTTATTAGGGTTAGCTTATTTAGTTCCAATTGGTATGCAAAATCTCTACATAATTAATTTTTCTTTACGAAAAAATTGGCTTACATCTTATCAAGTAGCCTTAGCTGTAATCTTCTTTGATATAACGCTTGCTCTTGCTTGTTTTTATGGAATGGGAATTATAATTGAAAAATCACTTATGCTAAAAGCAGTAATCCTCTTAGTTGGTAGTATAGCGATTATTTTTATTGGTTACGGACTTATTAAAAGCACCCCTACTTTTGAAATAAAGCTAGAAATAGATAAACCTTTTAAACAAATTCTTTTAGCCTGTTTTCTAGTTACCTGGGCCAATCCTCAAGCTATTATAGATGGATCATTATTATTAGGAGGATATCGAGCATCTCTTCCTATGGAAGGTGTTAAATTATTTATTTTAGGAGTTTGCTTAGCCTCGTTTTTTTGGTTTATGGGTCTTACAACGGTAATACAATGGACAAAGAAAAGTTTTACTACTAATATTTTAAAAGCGCTAAATAGAATATGTGGAGTTATAGTGATTATTTATGGTTTGAAATTAGCGTATAATTTTATTCAAATGATTTTACTTTAA
- the menC gene encoding o-succinylbenzoate synthase yields MMKIKKITLYQIALELKNPFVTSYGKVTKRPSIVIEIEDKDGFIGLGECVAFSDPFYTEETLHTCLHIMKEFLIPLLFKERIKHPDEVGARFIPIRRNNMSKAALEGAVWDLYAKRERLSLANAIGGTKKEIEIGIAIGLKKVPEMLAQIEKSLAQGYKRVKIKIKPGIEHEILEAIRNSFPHLPLMVDANSAYTVKDFEILKSLDRYDLMMIEQPLACDDLFYHAKLQEKITTPICLDESITSVHDLKVALEMRSCKVVNLKPSRVGGISAAKSIHDLCKEHNIALWGGGMLEAGIARAQALALYSLPHFSLPADTAGSNKYWENDIILPEIKMNNGIIKVSENIGIGYKLNQDILKKVLVHKEIFYN; encoded by the coding sequence ATGATGAAAATTAAAAAGATTACCTTATACCAGATTGCCTTGGAATTAAAAAATCCCTTTGTCACAAGTTATGGCAAAGTAACTAAGCGCCCTAGTATCGTTATTGAAATAGAAGATAAGGATGGATTTATCGGGCTTGGGGAATGTGTAGCCTTTAGTGATCCTTTTTATACCGAAGAAACCTTACACACTTGCCTACATATTATGAAAGAATTTCTAATTCCTCTATTATTTAAAGAGAGGATTAAGCATCCAGATGAAGTAGGGGCAAGATTTATTCCTATTCGGCGAAATAATATGTCTAAGGCAGCTTTAGAGGGAGCAGTTTGGGATTTATATGCTAAAAGAGAAAGGTTATCCCTGGCTAATGCAATTGGAGGAACAAAAAAAGAAATAGAAATAGGCATTGCTATTGGACTTAAAAAGGTTCCGGAAATGTTAGCCCAAATCGAAAAATCCTTAGCACAAGGATATAAACGAGTAAAGATTAAAATAAAACCCGGAATAGAACATGAAATATTAGAAGCCATTCGTAACTCATTTCCTCATTTACCTTTAATGGTGGATGCAAATTCTGCTTATACAGTAAAAGATTTTGAGATATTAAAATCTTTAGATAGGTACGATCTCATGATGATTGAACAACCCTTAGCCTGTGATGATCTGTTTTATCATGCCAAATTACAAGAAAAGATCACTACTCCTATTTGTTTAGATGAAAGCATAACTTCAGTACATGATTTAAAAGTCGCGTTAGAAATGAGAAGTTGTAAAGTGGTCAATCTTAAACCAAGCCGAGTTGGAGGAATTAGTGCAGCTAAAAGTATTCATGATTTATGCAAGGAACATAATATTGCTCTTTGGGGTGGGGGTATGTTAGAAGCAGGGATTGCAAGGGCACAGGCTCTGGCTCTTTATTCATTGCCGCATTTTAGCCTGCCTGCTGATACAGCAGGGTCTAATAAATACTGGGAAAATGATATTATACTTCCAGAAATAAAGATGAATAATGGTATAATTAAGGTTTCAGAAAATATAGGCATTGGTTATAAGTTAAATCAGGATATTTTAAAAAAGGTATTAGTACATAAAGAAATATTTTATAATTAA